A stretch of DNA from Acidicapsa acidisoli:
CCGCAACAACCCAGATTGCGACCGCTCGCGACCGCGTCATCGGAGTGTCACTCGGTTCTCTGGTTATGTGGTTTATTTTTGACCAGATGTGGCCGATGCGCACGAGCCAGGCGCTCAGCCAGATTCTGCGCCGGATTCAGAATGCCGCTACTCAGTTGCACCAGGCTGATCACCAGCACAAACCACGGATGTTCGCGTACAGCCTCTCCCGGTTACGCATTGCGGTGTCACTTGATCTTGCTACGATGCAGCAATTGGAATCTGGAGCTTATTTCGATTTTGGTCGAGGGCACGTGCGCGAACTTGCCCAGAGCCGGAGGCTTATTCGCAAGATTGAAGTTGCGGCTTCAGAGTTTTACACCGAAGCCCTGCGCCAGCGAAACGATATATTGCCTCAGAGGACCTCTGACTGTTGAGTGGACTTGCATGAAAGGCTGGGAAGGCTACTTTCTGGGCCGTTTTTCGCGAGCTTTCGGCGCATCCCCCAGCGGAGTTGATTGATGCCGCCTCTCTTCGCGAAGATGACTCAGGAACAAGCCAGGCAAACCAGCTGGCTCGGGTCCAAGACTGTAGATGAGGGAAAACTGGCGCTTGAGATGAACCCCGCGGATTTGGACCATCTTAACCGTGCCGATCAAGAGCGCACGGCGAAGGGCGCGGCGGGAGACGAAGCCGATTCCAAGACCAGCTTCGACACTGGCCAGGATGCCCTCCGTGGAATCTACCTCCATCACGTGCTTGAGATCCCTGATGAGGAGCCCATGCTCCATAAGGGCTTGTTCGACGATTTCGCGAGTGCCTGAGCCACGCTCGCGCACGAGCAGGTGTGACTCTTTCAAATCCGTCATCGCTATTTCGCGGGTGTAATCCCACTCGTGGCTCGCTGGAACTGTCAAGACAAGTTCGTCTTCGATCCACGGTTCGACGGTTACATCACGGGTTTGCGCGGGACCTTCAATCAAGCCAAGCGGCGCTCGCTGCGAAACGATCAATTGTATGACTTCCTCGGTCTTGGAACTCTCGATGGCGAATTGGACTGAGGGATGGAGCCGAACGAAGTCGCCCAGGATGCGAGGCAACGCAAACTG
This window harbors:
- a CDS encoding LysR family transcriptional regulator, giving the protein MIENFRLKVFRTVAEQRHFRKAADHLYLTQPAVTQQIRALEETLSVPLFDRTGKEVTLTPAGAILLRYVKQMDALVARAEEEMSTLVGEVRGELRIAASLTIAQFALPRILGDFVRLHPSVQFAIESSKTEEVIQLIVSQRAPLGLIEGPAQTRDVTVEPWIEDELVLTVPASHEWDYTREIAMTDLKESHLLVRERGSGTREIVEQALMEHGLLIRDLKHVMEVDSTEGILASVEAGLGIGFVSRRALRRALLIGTVKMVQIRGVHLKRQFSLIYSLGPEPAGLPGLFLSHLREERRHQSTPLGDAPKAREKRPRK